In the genome of Pelobacter seleniigenes DSM 18267, one region contains:
- a CDS encoding TRAP transporter large permease, whose translation MATTLFLFFVIFLIVQMPVSFCLVISTVLAMFIASDIDSIAIILKLFRSCGNYHLIAIPFFILAGGFMESGGISRRLVTFSSALIGHVRGGLANTSVAAAMFFAGLSGAAAADTAAVGSLLIPAMKRKGYGSDMATSVMATAGSIGIIIPPSIPMIILGVTAGVSIGGLFMGGVIPGILMGGGLMIVNYIYCKVRKIEPEERVSFKELVRSCMDSILAILTVVIIVGGIVGGMFTATEASVVAALYSFVVGFFIYKELSFKDLPGIFVKSAVTTGVVVFTVAAASGFGWILTAENIPTEIASFVVGLSDSKWVIMLMLNALFLVMGTFLDPSAIIIILVPIVWPIVMKIGIEPIHFGVAMIVNMAIGQCTPPVGIALFVASGISGITLNQVMGCYWKYLLAMVVVLLLVIFFPFFSTWIPTMLGYIQP comes from the coding sequence ATGGCGACAACATTATTCTTATTTTTTGTGATCTTTCTGATTGTTCAGATGCCAGTGTCTTTTTGCCTGGTTATCTCAACGGTGCTGGCCATGTTTATCGCCAGCGATATCGATTCCATTGCGATCATTCTGAAGCTGTTCCGTTCTTGTGGTAACTATCATTTGATTGCCATTCCCTTCTTTATCCTGGCCGGCGGTTTTATGGAGTCAGGCGGGATTTCGCGCCGCCTGGTGACCTTCTCATCCGCACTGATCGGCCATGTTCGTGGCGGCCTTGCCAATACCAGTGTCGCGGCGGCGATGTTCTTTGCCGGGTTGTCCGGGGCCGCCGCCGCAGATACCGCAGCGGTCGGCAGCCTGTTGATTCCGGCCATGAAGCGCAAAGGCTATGGCTCGGATATGGCGACCTCGGTTATGGCGACTGCCGGCTCTATCGGGATCATTATCCCGCCATCGATTCCAATGATTATTCTTGGGGTGACTGCCGGGGTTTCCATCGGCGGACTGTTCATGGGCGGGGTTATCCCGGGCATCCTCATGGGCGGTGGCCTGATGATCGTTAATTACATTTACTGCAAGGTGCGCAAAATCGAGCCCGAAGAGCGGGTTTCCTTCAAGGAGCTGGTGCGTTCCTGCATGGATTCGATTCTGGCTATTCTGACCGTGGTTATCATTGTCGGCGGGATTGTCGGCGGGATGTTTACCGCGACGGAAGCGTCGGTCGTTGCCGCTCTTTACTCCTTTGTCGTCGGCTTCTTTATCTATAAAGAACTGAGCTTCAAAGATCTGCCCGGAATTTTTGTGAAATCGGCAGTTACTACTGGCGTGGTGGTCTTCACCGTGGCCGCTGCTTCAGGTTTCGGCTGGATTCTGACCGCTGAAAACATCCCGACCGAGATCGCATCATTTGTTGTCGGCCTGTCTGACTCCAAGTGGGTTATCATGCTGATGCTGAATGCGCTGTTCCTGGTTATGGGGACCTTTCTTGACCCTTCAGCAATCATCATCATTCTGGTGCCGATTGTCTGGCCGATCGTCATGAAAATAGGTATTGAGCCGATCCACTTTGGTGTGGCGATGATCGTCAATATGGCGATCGGACAGTGTACTCCGCCTGTCGGTATTGCTCTGTTTGTGGCATCGGGAATCTCCGGAATAACTTTAAACCAGGTCATGGGTTGTTACTGGAAGTACCTGTTGGCCATGGTTGTTGTACTGCTGCTCGTTATCTTCTTTCCGTTTTTCTCCACATGGATACCAACCATGCTGGGCTACATCCAACCCTGA
- the kduI gene encoding 5-dehydro-4-deoxy-D-glucuronate isomerase, with protein sequence MEIRYAVHPEQAKTMDTATLREHFLVKNLFLPDQLKLVYSFNDRLIIGGACPITPLPLEVDQKIIGSDFFLQRRELGVINVGGPGVISVDGEKFAIAPKDGLYIGMGAKEIVFASTSAEQPAKFYFNSVPAHATYPTTLARFADASPVQLGEAATGNRRTIRKYIHPAGIKSCQLVMGMTSLETGSVWNTMPTHTHERRMEAYFYFEMNAEQAVFHLMGPPDETRHVIMRNEEAVISPSWSIHSGVGTANYTFIWGMAGENQLFDDMDHVAMKDLR encoded by the coding sequence ATGGAGATCAGATACGCGGTCCATCCGGAACAGGCCAAGACAATGGACACGGCAACGCTACGCGAGCACTTTCTTGTCAAAAATCTGTTCCTGCCCGACCAGCTCAAACTGGTCTACAGCTTCAATGACCGGCTGATTATCGGCGGCGCCTGCCCGATCACCCCCCTGCCCCTGGAGGTTGATCAAAAAATCATCGGCAGCGACTTTTTCCTGCAGCGCAGAGAGCTGGGGGTCATCAACGTCGGCGGCCCAGGCGTTATTTCCGTAGATGGGGAAAAGTTCGCCATTGCTCCCAAAGACGGTCTCTATATCGGCATGGGAGCCAAGGAGATTGTCTTCGCCAGCACTTCAGCCGAACAACCCGCTAAGTTCTACTTCAACTCGGTTCCCGCTCACGCCACCTACCCCACCACCCTGGCCCGGTTTGCCGATGCAAGCCCGGTTCAGTTGGGCGAGGCGGCCACCGGCAACCGCAGAACAATTCGCAAATATATTCACCCCGCTGGTATCAAAAGCTGCCAACTGGTCATGGGCATGACCTCACTGGAGACCGGCAGCGTCTGGAATACCATGCCGACCCACACCCATGAACGGCGCATGGAGGCCTACTTCTATTTTGAAATGAACGCCGAACAGGCCGTATTTCATCTGATGGGTCCGCCCGATGAAACCCGTCATGTTATCATGCGCAATGAAGAAGCGGTCATCTCCCCTTCCTGGTCGATCCATTCCGGGGTCGGCACCGCCAATTATACTTTTATCTGGGGTATGGCCGGAGAAAACCAGCTGTTTGATGACATGGACCATGTGGCCATGAAAGACTTGCGCTGA
- a CDS encoding TRAP transporter substrate-binding protein translates to MKRLIVLTVLLLMVASTGFAAPIVLRATNTLGEDHPMTMALRYMSTEIAKRTNGEVKLDVYPNSQLGGNKEMVEGVVLGTIDIAQQFAGTFSSYVPEMDILALPFLFKSEDALFDSLQGEAGDILAKSLEKKGFIPLTYFYGGARSFINNVRPINTPEDLKGLKIRVIGVKTVIEAINALGAIATPMSQSEVYSALQQGVLDGWENSPVTLYSLKLYEQSKYFSYSKHLMTPDLVALSKVTAKKLGEKNLAILKEVARDASKLERKLWAENEGKMVKEMTDKGWCQFNDIADLTPFIEKTKYLQDEYEAKYHNGLIKMILSNQK, encoded by the coding sequence ATGAAAAGATTGATTGTGTTGACCGTTCTGCTTTTGATGGTAGCAAGTACCGGCTTTGCTGCGCCGATCGTACTGCGTGCTACCAACACCCTTGGCGAAGATCATCCGATGACCATGGCTCTGCGCTATATGAGCACAGAAATTGCCAAAAGAACCAATGGTGAAGTCAAACTCGATGTCTATCCCAACAGCCAGTTGGGCGGCAACAAGGAAATGGTTGAAGGCGTTGTTTTGGGGACCATCGATATCGCCCAGCAGTTTGCCGGGACTTTCTCCTCTTATGTGCCTGAAATGGACATCCTCGCTCTGCCTTTCCTGTTCAAGTCAGAGGACGCCCTGTTTGATTCTCTGCAAGGAGAAGCTGGTGACATCCTGGCCAAGTCCCTGGAGAAAAAAGGGTTCATTCCGTTGACCTACTTCTACGGCGGCGCCCGGAGCTTCATTAATAACGTGCGTCCGATCAACACTCCGGAAGACCTCAAAGGCCTGAAAATCCGCGTTATCGGTGTTAAAACCGTTATCGAAGCCATTAACGCTCTTGGTGCTATCGCCACCCCGATGAGCCAATCCGAAGTTTACTCGGCACTGCAGCAGGGCGTTCTGGACGGCTGGGAAAACAGCCCGGTGACCCTGTACTCCCTCAAATTGTATGAGCAGTCCAAATACTTCTCCTACTCCAAACACCTGATGACTCCTGACCTGGTCGCTTTGAGCAAAGTCACCGCCAAGAAGCTGGGTGAGAAAAACCTTGCTATCCTGAAGGAAGTTGCTCGGGATGCCAGCAAGCTGGAGCGCAAGCTCTGGGCTGAAAACGAAGGTAAGATGGTCAAGGAAATGACTGATAAAGGATGGTGTCAGTTCAATGATATCGCCGATCTCACTCCTTTTATTGAAAAGACCAAATACCTGCAGGATGAATACGAAGCAAAATACCACAATGGTTTGATCAAGATGATTCTGAGTAACCAGAAGTAA
- a CDS encoding TRAP transporter small permease — MQNVVAMWDRLNGMIKWVEKWALIILFVGMLLCGGLQIFARFILHAPISWSEELLTYAFVWSSFLGASLAVDQLAHFNVDIFIHHFPPKFAKIVLYLVWLTMLWFTAFLTYKGTILAQLNIVQTMDVLPLSMVWAYASIPVSAAFMFVHTADKVLTGSFQPVSE; from the coding sequence ATGCAAAATGTTGTAGCAATGTGGGACAGACTTAATGGGATGATTAAATGGGTGGAAAAATGGGCTCTGATTATCCTGTTTGTCGGAATGCTTTTATGTGGAGGCCTGCAGATATTCGCGCGGTTTATCCTTCATGCGCCGATTTCCTGGTCGGAAGAGTTGCTGACCTATGCGTTTGTCTGGTCCAGCTTTCTTGGTGCCAGCCTTGCCGTAGATCAGCTGGCTCATTTCAATGTTGATATTTTTATCCATCATTTCCCGCCGAAATTTGCCAAGATTGTTCTTTACCTCGTCTGGTTGACGATGCTCTGGTTTACCGCCTTTCTGACTTATAAAGGCACTATTCTCGCTCAGCTTAATATTGTTCAGACCATGGATGTCCTGCCCCTCTCAATGGTATGGGCGTATGCGTCAATACCGGTCTCTGCAGCGTTTATGTTTGTTCATACTGCGGATAAGGTTTTGACCGGCTCATTCCAGCCTGTCAGCGAATAA
- a CDS encoding zinc-binding alcohol dehydrogenase family protein, whose translation MKTLTCETPGKFVMSDQPVPVPKEGEALVRITRVGICGTDLHAFAGNQPFFNYPRVLGHELAAIVEQLPEGTTGLAVGDQVCIVPVIGCGTCIACRNGKPNCCVNINLRGVHSDGGMCEYMAVPVENLIKNSNLTPDQLALVECCAIGAHAVRRAQIQAGEKVLVVGAGPIGLGLMQFARAVGGDVIVMDVSATRLAVAKNDLGFTQTIQIGVDDPKARLAELTNGDSPTVIFDCTGNPKAMMDGFLLLAHTGRYVLVSLVTADITFPDPEFHKRETTLLSSRNANKEDFEWVMECMEAGKVNVGPMVTHRCQFDETLEQFASWTKPETGVVKAVIEI comes from the coding sequence ATGAAAACACTGACCTGTGAAACACCAGGTAAATTTGTCATGAGCGATCAGCCGGTTCCTGTCCCCAAAGAGGGAGAGGCCCTGGTGCGCATCACCCGTGTCGGTATTTGTGGAACTGATCTTCACGCTTTTGCCGGGAATCAGCCCTTTTTCAACTACCCCAGGGTCCTCGGGCATGAACTGGCCGCTATCGTCGAGCAACTACCCGAGGGGACGACCGGGCTGGCGGTCGGTGATCAGGTCTGTATCGTTCCGGTGATCGGCTGTGGAACCTGTATCGCCTGTCGCAACGGCAAGCCCAACTGCTGCGTCAACATCAACCTGCGCGGTGTCCATAGCGACGGCGGTATGTGCGAATACATGGCCGTGCCGGTCGAGAATCTGATCAAAAACAGCAACCTGACCCCGGATCAGTTGGCCTTGGTGGAATGCTGCGCGATCGGCGCCCATGCGGTTCGGCGGGCACAGATCCAGGCGGGTGAAAAGGTGCTGGTGGTCGGTGCCGGTCCCATCGGCCTGGGACTGATGCAGTTTGCCCGCGCTGTCGGCGGCGATGTCATCGTGATGGATGTTTCCGCCACGCGTCTGGCCGTGGCCAAAAATGACCTGGGTTTCACCCAGACCATCCAGATCGGTGTCGATGATCCCAAGGCCCGTCTGGCGGAATTGACCAATGGCGATTCCCCCACGGTTATCTTCGACTGTACCGGCAACCCCAAGGCGATGATGGACGGCTTCCTGTTGCTCGCCCATACCGGCCGCTATGTTCTGGTCAGCCTGGTGACCGCGGATATCACCTTTCCCGATCCGGAATTCCATAAACGCGAAACCACCCTGTTGTCCAGCCGCAATGCCAACAAGGAAGACTTTGAGTGGGTCATGGAGTGCATGGAAGCAGGGAAGGTCAATGTCGGGCCGATGGTGACGCATCGCTGTCAATTTGACGAAACCCTGGAGCAGTTCGCCAGCTGGACCAAGCCGGAAACCGGTGTGGTCAAAGCGGTTATCGAAATCTGA
- the allD gene encoding ureidoglycolate dehydrogenase, protein MAESNKEVYVKAEELLSLVSTKLANAGLNRKHAELTADVLVNADLRGVHSHGVIRTEHYVRRLKAGSLNGNPDFKFKTLRSGCGLFDADDGMGHVATNEAMTYAINMAKESGIAMVGVENSSHCGALSYFVTQAIENRMIGIAIVQTDKCVNPFGGAQPFFGTNPIAFGFPCEKNPPVILDMATSNVAYGKVLHAREKNVSIPETWGLDQDGAPTTDPHLVRGLTPLGGYKGYGIGMVVDVLTGILLGAQFGPHIAAMYDGYEQKRKLASTVIAIDPATYISADHFMSQMDAMVDQLHAQPTGPGFEKVLVPGDIELALEERYRKDGVPVVGSIYQYLKGDQ, encoded by the coding sequence ATGGCTGAATCGAATAAGGAAGTTTACGTCAAAGCAGAAGAACTCCTTTCCCTGGTGTCGACAAAGTTGGCTAATGCTGGTCTGAACAGGAAACATGCCGAGTTGACGGCGGATGTTCTGGTCAATGCTGATTTACGAGGTGTCCATTCGCACGGCGTTATTCGCACAGAACATTATGTGCGCAGGCTGAAAGCCGGTAGCCTGAATGGCAACCCTGATTTTAAATTCAAAACCTTGCGCAGCGGTTGCGGGCTTTTTGATGCTGACGACGGCATGGGACATGTGGCCACCAACGAGGCAATGACCTATGCCATCAATATGGCGAAGGAGTCAGGTATCGCCATGGTTGGTGTTGAGAACAGCAGTCATTGCGGGGCATTGTCTTATTTTGTCACCCAGGCGATCGAAAACAGGATGATCGGTATCGCCATCGTTCAGACCGACAAATGTGTCAATCCTTTTGGTGGCGCCCAGCCTTTTTTTGGCACCAACCCTATCGCCTTTGGCTTCCCCTGTGAAAAAAATCCTCCGGTCATTCTGGATATGGCGACGAGTAACGTCGCCTATGGTAAAGTTCTGCATGCCCGAGAAAAGAACGTCTCTATTCCCGAGACGTGGGGGCTCGACCAGGACGGTGCGCCGACGACCGACCCACATCTGGTGCGTGGACTGACCCCTCTTGGAGGCTACAAAGGGTATGGCATCGGCATGGTCGTGGATGTCCTCACCGGCATCTTGCTTGGGGCTCAGTTCGGCCCTCACATTGCGGCGATGTATGACGGATATGAACAGAAACGAAAACTGGCAAGTACGGTGATCGCGATTGATCCTGCCACATATATATCGGCAGATCACTTTATGAGCCAGATGGATGCCATGGTTGATCAGCTTCATGCTCAACCGACCGGACCCGGGTTTGAAAAAGTCCTCGTCCCGGGAGATATCGAGCTGGCACTTGAAGAACGCTACCGGAAAGATGGCGTCCCTGTTGTTGGCAGTATATATCAGTATCTGAAAGGAGATCAGTAG
- a CDS encoding IclR family transcriptional regulator, which translates to MSVQSIDRAFDIIELLSRESRSIPMTEIGRRLDLHKSTVHRLLASLRNRGYVEQEAESGNYKLGLGFVELASLYLNSLELKTEASPFLNELARATGQTVFLAIMDGTEVVYIDKAEAYNSLRRYTIIGKRLPLYATSLGKAMLSGCSDREIEELYPERNLPRLTAKTLPTIDALMAEIRQTRERGWAMDDEEREIGTRCIGAPIFDYRDRVIAAISVVWDIQVNPELTWKNYAKLIVKAAATISVKMGCTKNKIRQLAAS; encoded by the coding sequence ATGAGCGTTCAATCCATTGACCGTGCGTTCGATATCATCGAGCTTCTTTCCAGGGAATCCCGCAGCATCCCCATGACCGAAATCGGTCGCCGTCTGGACCTGCATAAAAGCACGGTCCACCGGTTACTGGCGTCCCTGCGCAACCGCGGCTATGTCGAACAGGAAGCCGAGTCCGGCAATTATAAACTGGGGCTGGGCTTTGTCGAGTTGGCCAGCCTCTACCTGAACAGCCTGGAATTGAAGACCGAAGCCAGCCCGTTTCTCAATGAACTGGCAAGAGCGACCGGACAGACGGTGTTTCTGGCGATCATGGATGGGACCGAGGTGGTCTACATCGACAAAGCCGAAGCCTACAACAGCCTGCGTCGCTACACCATCATCGGCAAACGTCTTCCCCTTTATGCAACCTCCCTGGGCAAGGCCATGCTCTCCGGCTGCAGCGACCGGGAGATTGAAGAACTCTATCCGGAGCGGAACCTGCCCCGCTTGACCGCCAAAACCCTGCCTACCATCGATGCGCTGATGGCGGAAATCAGGCAGACCCGCGAACGCGGTTGGGCCATGGACGATGAAGAACGAGAAATCGGCACCCGCTGTATCGGTGCGCCGATCTTCGATTATCGCGACCGGGTTATTGCCGCGATCAGCGTTGTCTGGGATATCCAGGTCAATCCGGAATTGACCTGGAAGAATTATGCTAAACTGATTGTCAAAGCGGCCGCGACCATTTCCGTAAAAATGGGCTGTACAAAAAACAAGATCAGACAGCTGGCCGCCTCCTGA